In Equus asinus isolate D_3611 breed Donkey chromosome 13, EquAss-T2T_v2, whole genome shotgun sequence, one DNA window encodes the following:
- the THRA gene encoding thyroid hormone receptor alpha isoform X1: MEQKPSKVECGSDPEENSARSPDGKRKRKNGQCSLKTSMSGYIPSYLDKDEQCVVCGDKATGYHYRCITCEGCKGFFRRTIQKNLHPTYSCKYDSCCVIDKITRNQCQLCRFKKCIAVGMAMDLVLDDSKRVAKRKLIEQNRERRRKEEMIRSLQQRPEPTPEEWDLIHVATEAHRSTNAQGSHWKQRRKFLPDDIGQSPIVSMPDGDKVDLEAFSEFTKIITPAITRVVDFAKKLPMFSELPCEDQIILLKGCCMEIMSLRAAVRYDPESDTLTLSGEMAVKREQLKNGGLGVVSDAIFELGKSLSAFNLDDTEVALLQAVLLMSTDRSGLLCVDKIEKSQEAYLLAFEHYVNHRKHNIPHFWPKLLMKVTDLRMIGACHASRFLHMKVECPTELFPPLFLEVFEDQEV; this comes from the exons TGCCAGGTCACCAGATGGAAAGCGAAAAAGAAAGAACGGCCAATGTTCCCTGAAAACCAGCATGTCAG ggtATATCCCTAGTTACCTGGACAAAGACGAGCAGTGTGTCGTGTGTGGGGACAAGGCAACCGGTTATCACTACCGCTGCATCACTTGTGAGGGCTGCAAG ggctTCTTTCGCCGCACAATCCAGAAGAACCTCCATCCCACCTACTCCTGCAAATATGACAGCTGCTGTGTCATCGACAAGATTACCCGCAATCAGTGCCAGCTGTGCCGCTTCAAGAAGTGCATCGCCGTGGGCATGGCCATGGACT TGGTTCTAGATGACTCGAAGCGGGTGGCCAAGCGCAAACTGATTGAGCAGAATCGGGAGCGGCGACGGAAGGAGGAGATGATCCGATCACTGCAGCAGCGACCAGAGCCCACTCCTGAAGAGTGGGATCTGATCCATGTTGCCACGGAGGCCCATCGCAGCACAAATGCCCAGGGCAGCCATTGGAAGCAGAGGCGGAAATTCCTG CCGGATGACATTGGCCAGTCACCCATCGTCTCCATGCCGGACGGAGACAAGGTAGACCTAGAGGCCTTCAGTGAGTTTACCAAGATCATCACCCCGGCCATCACCCGTGTGGTGGACTTTGCCAAAAAACTGCCCATGTTCTCCGAG CTGCCTTGCGAAGACCAGATCATCCTCCTGAAGGGGTGCTGCATGGAGATCATGTCCCTGCGGGCAGCTGTCCGCTATGACCCCGAGAGTGACACCCTGACGCTGAGCGGGGAGATGGCTGTCAAGCGGGAGCAGCTCAAGAATGGCGGCCTGGGCGTAGTCTCTGACGCCATCTTTGAATTGGGCAAGTCACTCTCTGCCTTTAACCTGGATGACACGGAAGTGGCTCTGCTGCAGGCTGTGCTGCTAATGTCAACAG ACCGCTCGGGCCTGCTGTGTGTGGACAAGATCGAGAAGAGTCAGGAGGCGTACCTGCTGGCGTTCGAGCACTACGTCAACCACCGCAAACACAACATTCCGCACTTCTGGCCCAAGCTGCTGATGAAGGTGACTGACCTCCGCATGATCGGGGCCTGCCACGCCAGCCGCTTCCTCCACATGAAAGTCGAGTGCCCCACCGAACTCTTCCCCCCTCTCTTCCTCGAGGTCTTTGAGGATCAGGAAGTCTAA
- the THRA gene encoding thyroid hormone receptor alpha isoform X2, translated as MSGYIPSYLDKDEQCVVCGDKATGYHYRCITCEGCKGFFRRTIQKNLHPTYSCKYDSCCVIDKITRNQCQLCRFKKCIAVGMAMDLVLDDSKRVAKRKLIEQNRERRRKEEMIRSLQQRPEPTPEEWDLIHVATEAHRSTNAQGSHWKQRRKFLPDDIGQSPIVSMPDGDKVDLEAFSEFTKIITPAITRVVDFAKKLPMFSELPCEDQIILLKGCCMEIMSLRAAVRYDPESDTLTLSGEMAVKREQLKNGGLGVVSDAIFELGKSLSAFNLDDTEVALLQAVLLMSTDRSGLLCVDKIEKSQEAYLLAFEHYVNHRKHNIPHFWPKLLMKVTDLRMIGACHASRFLHMKVECPTELFPPLFLEVFEDQEV; from the exons ATGTCAG ggtATATCCCTAGTTACCTGGACAAAGACGAGCAGTGTGTCGTGTGTGGGGACAAGGCAACCGGTTATCACTACCGCTGCATCACTTGTGAGGGCTGCAAG ggctTCTTTCGCCGCACAATCCAGAAGAACCTCCATCCCACCTACTCCTGCAAATATGACAGCTGCTGTGTCATCGACAAGATTACCCGCAATCAGTGCCAGCTGTGCCGCTTCAAGAAGTGCATCGCCGTGGGCATGGCCATGGACT TGGTTCTAGATGACTCGAAGCGGGTGGCCAAGCGCAAACTGATTGAGCAGAATCGGGAGCGGCGACGGAAGGAGGAGATGATCCGATCACTGCAGCAGCGACCAGAGCCCACTCCTGAAGAGTGGGATCTGATCCATGTTGCCACGGAGGCCCATCGCAGCACAAATGCCCAGGGCAGCCATTGGAAGCAGAGGCGGAAATTCCTG CCGGATGACATTGGCCAGTCACCCATCGTCTCCATGCCGGACGGAGACAAGGTAGACCTAGAGGCCTTCAGTGAGTTTACCAAGATCATCACCCCGGCCATCACCCGTGTGGTGGACTTTGCCAAAAAACTGCCCATGTTCTCCGAG CTGCCTTGCGAAGACCAGATCATCCTCCTGAAGGGGTGCTGCATGGAGATCATGTCCCTGCGGGCAGCTGTCCGCTATGACCCCGAGAGTGACACCCTGACGCTGAGCGGGGAGATGGCTGTCAAGCGGGAGCAGCTCAAGAATGGCGGCCTGGGCGTAGTCTCTGACGCCATCTTTGAATTGGGCAAGTCACTCTCTGCCTTTAACCTGGATGACACGGAAGTGGCTCTGCTGCAGGCTGTGCTGCTAATGTCAACAG ACCGCTCGGGCCTGCTGTGTGTGGACAAGATCGAGAAGAGTCAGGAGGCGTACCTGCTGGCGTTCGAGCACTACGTCAACCACCGCAAACACAACATTCCGCACTTCTGGCCCAAGCTGCTGATGAAGGTGACTGACCTCCGCATGATCGGGGCCTGCCACGCCAGCCGCTTCCTCCACATGAAAGTCGAGTGCCCCACCGAACTCTTCCCCCCTCTCTTCCTCGAGGTCTTTGAGGATCAGGAAGTCTAA
- the NR1D1 gene encoding nuclear receptor subfamily 1 group D member 1, whose translation MTTLDSNNNTGGVITYIGSSGSSPSRTSPESLYSDSSNGSFQSLTQGCPAYFPPSPTGSLTQDPGRSFGSIPPSLSDDGSPSSSSSSSSSSSSSFYNGSPPGGLQVALEDSSRVSPSKSTSNITKLNGMVLLCKVCGDVASGFHYGVHACEGCKGFFRRSIQQNIQYKRCLKNENCSIVRINRNRCQQCRFKKCLSVGMSRDAVRFGRIPKREKQRMLAEMQSAMNLANNQLSSQCPLEISPTQHPTPGPMGPSPPPAPAPSPLVGFSQFPQQLTPPRSPSPEPTVEDVISQVARAHREIFTYAHDKLGTSPGNFNANRASGSPPATIPHHWESQGCPTVPNDNNIMAAQRHNEALNGLHQAPSSYPPTWPPGPVHHSCHQPNSNGHRLCPTHVYPAPEDEAPANGPRQGNSKNVLLACPMNMYPHGRSGRTVQEIWEDFSMSFTPAVREVVEFAKHIPGFRDLSQHDQVTLLKAGTFEVLMVRFASLFNVKDQTVMFLSRTTYSLQELGAMGMGDLLNAMFDFSEKLNSLALTEEELGLFTAVVLVSADRSGMENSASVEQLQETLLRALRALVLKNRPSETSRFTKLLLKLPDLRTLNNMHSEKLLSFRVDAQ comes from the exons ATGACGACCCTGGACTCCAACAACAACACAG GTGGTGTCATCACCTACATTGGCTCTAGTGGCTCCTCCCCAAGCCGCACCAGCCCCGAGTCCCTCTACAGTGACAGCTCGAATGGCAGCTTCCAGTCCCTGACCCAAGGCTGCCCCGCCTACTTCCCACCGTCACCCACTGGCTCCCTCACGCAGGACCCAGGCCGCTCCTTTGGGAGCATTCCACCCAGCTTGAGTGATGATGGCTCCCCTTCTTCATCTTCCTCATCgtcgtcttcctcctcctcctccttctataATGGGAGCCCCCCAGGGGGTCTACAAGTAGCCCTGGAAGACAGCAGCCGAGTATCCCCCAGCAAGAGCACCAGCAACATCACCA AGCTGAATGGCATGGTGCTACTGTGTAAAGTGTGTGGGGACGTTGCCTCGGGCTTCCACTATGGTGTGCATGCCTGTGAGGGCTGCAAG GGCTTTTTCCGTCGGAGCATCCAGCAGAACATCCAGTACAAAAGGTGTCTAAAAAATGAGAACTGCTCCATCGTCCGCATCAATCGAAACCGCTGCCAGCAGTGTCGCTTCAAGAAGTGTCTCTCCGTGGGCATGTCTCGAGATG CTGTGCGTTTTGGGCGCATCCCCAAACGAGAGAAGCAGCGGATGCTTGCTGAGATGCAGAGTGCCATGAACCTGGCCAACAACCAGCTGAGCAGCCAGTGCCCGCTGGAGATCTCGCCCACCCAGCACCCGACCCCAGGCCCCATGGGCCCCTCCCCACCGCCAGCTCCAGCCCCCTCACCCCTAGTGGGCTTCTCCCAGTTCCCACAACAGCTGACGCCTCCCCGGTCCCCAAGTCCGGAGCCCACAGTGGAGGATGTGATATCCCAGGTGGCCCGGGCTCACCGAGAGATCTTCACCTATGCCCATGACAAGCTGGGCACCTCACCTGGCAACTTCAATGCCAACCGTGCATCAGGCAGCCCTCCGGCCACCATCCCACATCACTGGGAAAGTCAGGGCTGCCCAACTGTCCCCAATGACAACAACATCATGGCTGCCCAGCGTCATAATGAGGCCCTGAATGGTTTACACCAGGCTCCCTCCTCCTACCCTCCCACCTGGCCCCCTGGCCCTGTCCACCACAGCTGCCACCAGCCCAACAGCAATGGGCACCGTCTATGTCCCACCCACGTGTACCCGGCCCCAGAAGACGAAGCACCTGCCAACGGTCCACGGCAGGGCAACTCCAAGAATGTTCTGCTG gcATGTCCCATGAACATGTACCCACACGGACGCAGTGGGCGAACCGTGCAAGAGATCTGGGAGGATTTCTCCATGAGCTTCACTCCCGCTGTGCGGGAGGTGGTGGAGTTTGCCAAGCACATCCCTGGCTTCCGTGATCTTTCTCAGCATGACCAGGTCACCCTGCTTAAGGCTGGCACCTTTGAG GTGCTGATGGTGCGCTTCGCATCGCTGTTCAACGTGAAGGACCAGACAGTGATGTTCCTGAGCCGCACCACATACAGCCTGCAGGAGCTCGGCGCCATGGGCATGGGAGACCTGCTCAACGCCATGTTCGACTTCAGCGAGAAGCTCAACTCCCTGGCGCTTACCGAGGAGGAGCTGGGCCTCTTCACCGCGGTGGTGCTTGTCTCTGCAG ACCGCTCGGGCATGGAGAATTCCGCTTCGGTGGAGCAGCTCCAGGAGACGCTGCTGCGGGCTCTTCGGGCTCTGGTGCTGAAGAACCGGCCCTCGGAGACTTCCCGCTTCACCAAGCTGCTGCTCAAGCTGCCGGACCTGCGGACCCTGAACAACATGCATTCCGAGAAGCTGCTGTCCTTCCGGGTGGACGCCCAGTGA